The genomic stretch GTCGCGAGCACTCGCCGAAAGCCCAAGCCGACGACGAGAGCGATGGCGGAACACCTGACCGCCGCACAGATCGCCGAACTGCTCCAGGTTAGCGAGAAGAGCGTCAATCGGTGGGCGGCCGGTGACCCGACGTTCCCGGTGCTCAAGATCGGCGGGACCGTCCGCTTTCCTCGCGAACGCCTGCTGCGCTGGCTCCGCGACCACGAGCAGGGGCTCGGTCGGCCCCGGATGCGAAGACCGGTGCGCTCGCTCTCGAAACCAGCGTCAACG from Candidatus Methylomirabilota bacterium encodes the following:
- a CDS encoding helix-turn-helix domain-containing protein, which produces MAEHLTAAQIAELLQVSEKSVNRWAAGDPTFPVLKIGGTVRFPRERLLRWLRDHEQGLGRPRMRRPVRSLSKPAST